In Lagenorhynchus albirostris chromosome 1, mLagAlb1.1, whole genome shotgun sequence, the sequence CATGTACTACTTTTCACACATTGTATTCCtctttcaaaaacaatttttctaaACAATGACAATATAACACATAAAAAGActaaaataggcatagagggtacCACTAATTCaaccttgtttttccttttttatgcatATATCCTGTCCCCTGTCTAGACTGAAAGCACTTTGTCTTATTACCAATTTATATTATGGTTTTTAAGACAATGTTCTATACAAAATACATGATTAgtaacatttgggtttttttttggtttttttttttcagtacgcgggcctctcacagttgtggcctctcccgttgtggagcaacaggccggacgcgcaggctcagcggccatggctcacggcgcagctgctcctcggcatgtggaatcttcccggaccggggcacgaaccagtgtcccctgcatcggcaggcgaactctcaaccactgcgccaccaggaaagcccagtaacattatttttcttttaataaatttacttatttatttttggctgtgttgggtctttgttgctgtgcgcgggttttctctagttgtggcgagcggaggctacttttcgttgctgtgcgcaggcttctcattgtggtggcttttcttgctgcagagcacgggctctaggtgcataggcttcagtaactgtggcacgtgagctcagtagttgtggctcgggggctctggcgcacaaactcagtagttgtggcacatggacttagttgctctgcagcatgtgagatcttcttggaccagggcttgaacctgtgtcccctgcattagcaggcagattcttaaccactgtgccaccagggaagtcctagtaaCATTACTGATGTAGGTAAAATGACCATGATAGGGTCAGGGAAGAGAACATGACTTGATGGGGTAAGTGTGTTTTGACACATATGATGAGGCTCAAGAAACTGAACCCATATTTTCGGCATTCTGTAGGcccctctggagagttttttttcgAGAACTACCCTTCTGTAGgcgcctcccccccccccgaGACCTATCTCCCTGactttgtgtttttattcttttgcacaCCTCAATTGATACATTCATTTTGGGCTGGGTTCGCTGGCATTTTGAAACTGAAAATACTTGATAAACCAAATGTGGTGTAgccatacaagggaatattagttggttataaaaaggaaggaagtactgaTACACGTTACGActtagatgaaccttgaaaacattatgctaagtgaaagaagccagtcacaaagtcCACATCATTCCATATATGATTCTATTCATATGAAAGCCCAAAATAGTTCACTCTACAgagcagaaagtagattagtggttgtttgGGGCCAGGGaggatgggagtgggggtggaGTGTACAGTGACAGCTAAAAGGTACAGGTTTCCTTTGgaggtgatggaagtgttctaaaattgactctGATGACGATTGATTGTACTTatctgtgaacatactaaaaatctttgaattatacactttaaatgggtgaattttattttatgtgaattatatctcagtaaagctgttttctaaaaatattgaaGACACTGTGTGGTCATGTTTTTCCTCCCCAGCCCATACCCACCTTGAAACTAGAATTCTAGTGAGTTtagaattaataattattatctaTAATTAAATGACTAGGGACTTCcttcgtggtccagtggttaagactccatgctcccaacgcagggggcccggttcgctacctggtcagggaactagatcctgcatgccgtaacTAGAGATCCCGCACATCGTAACTAAatatcccgtgtgccgcaactaagactcagagcagacaaataaatattttttttaaaatgactattaCTTGCCTGTAGCTACTTTCCTTGTCATAGCTTACTTTGTACTATAAAGAATatacaattttgttttctgtcaccATGGGGGTATATTTAATGCCCTAACGTGAATATagtaatatatacttatataaagtAGGTGAGTCCTAATTTTTGTGCTTAGATCTAAGGAATTAGACTCTTGAATTAGGACATCAAATGCATAATCTTCTTCATTAATCTAGTATTCTATTATGAAATACAAGATACCTTCTAAATCTAAAAAGGTAGAAATGCCCTTAAATATTCCACTCAAGTCTCTCTGGGACATATTTTTCAGATGACACCATTCTGATTCCTGATCCATCTCACCAAGAAGCAGATCCAGGGTAAGAAAGCCAAGCACCAAATGCAGCCCTCCTCTAACCCCCAAGTACCCATCTGCTATGTCTCCATGTCTTCTGTTCTAGTCACACCTGTTGTGACAATGACCCACAAACATTGTGAGTGCTTCGGCTCACCCTGATGTGAAAtccttcctccctttcatccTTGAAGACTAAGCTCAAAGTTAAACAACCTTTCTCTCAATAACCAATCTCAAAGTCCAGTGTATACTTATAATCAGTTCATCCTTTGGACTTGCATAACATGTGACTTGTACCTATTTTATACTGCCTTATATGAACAATTAATAGCTTTACAAATGTGTATCTGTTAAGACTGTAGGGCCCTTGAGAGGGAAAGACCATTTTTATATTctcaatttaacattttattaggcTAAGAGTGTTATACAGAAATATTCAATaacttgattaaaaaagaaatgtaactgTGAATCACTATTGTACATCTATAACATagaatattgtacatcaactatatttcaattaaaaaaataaatttaaaaaatgtctataaGCATCTCATCAGATGAACAAGTAACTGTGATGTGTATGTATCTAAAGGATGCACAGTCCTTCCCTCTACACCAGCTCTCTCAGAGACAAATGACAGACGCTAGCAGATTGCCAGGTAGGGTTTTAGAGGTGGATGAAGGTACAAAGAACGGATGAAAAGAAGAGTAGTTACAGGGCCACTTCAGGATACCTTTTCTTTGTGCTGGGCTCAGCTAGGTAGGTCAGGTAGCAAACAAAGGATGATTTGAAAGTTTTCGAAAGCTTTCCTGCCAAAATGCCTCTTCCATGTTTCGGGGTTTTTttatgtggtacgcgggcctctcactgtcgtggcctctccggttgcggagcacaggctccggacgcgcaggctcagcggccatggctcacgggcccagccgctccgcggcatgtgggatcttcccggaccagggcacgaaccagcgtctcctacatcggcaggcggattctcaaccactgcgccaccagggaatcccaccTCTTCCATATTATACTACTAACTGAAATGTTACCACTGTTGTAGAGTCATCCAGCTCTACCCGCTGTCAAAAGGCAAACAGGCCTGAGTGGGTGGGGATAGTATGATTTTCAAACGTGCCAGCCAGCTGAATGCAAGTTGATAAGCGCCGGCAGTGCAATGGGCCAACAAAAGGTAATGCCTAGGCTCCTGTCACAGGGAGGTTCTGACCAAGAATGGTGAAAAGGAAAACTAACACCCAGGAAGAAAGCAATAGGAGGCAAGGAAGTGCTCCAAGAGAAGAGGCCAGAGTATGAGTCAACTTCACAGGGGCTGGCAGGACGCTAATCAGCAGTGGAGCTGCCGGCAGCAGAGAAAGGGGTATTTGCCACTGCACTGTCAGAACGGAGTGACAGAATGTATGGGTGTCACGAACTATGGCAGAGGTTAGCGGCGGCGGTGGGGGGGGAACCGAAGGAAACCAACAAGAAATACAATTAGGGCTTACCAAGGATGTGGCAACTGTGGAACATAAGCTGAGATCAGTGAACGAATTCAGAGATTCATGAGAGCTGACAGAGAAACAACCAGAAAGCAAAAGGACAGAGGCAAGACTGATCTGAGGGAAGTGGCCATCATGTACAGTCCTTCCTTATCTTCTAATACTGTCTTTCACCTCTTTGCCTTTCCTCCATCCTTTCCTGCATTCACATACCATCTACCTCAATTCTTAGCTGTCTGAGAGGCAGAGAGTCAAACCACAAGACATGTGGTCTCATGATTGGTTTCATGCCAGTCTTGGCCTGTGCCCCACCCTTATCCCaaattacacaaaaataaagaaattatttcatctttctctttattctcaaAATATGATAGTATAAAACTCCAAAAGGAAGAGGCTGTTCCTTGTGTGGTCTCCAGTGCTTTGAGGAGCAGAGCTGAGCCCCCAGGAATGTAAGAGGATCATCTCAAAAAGCTAGCAGTAGCTACTAGGCTGAGTTCGACAGCCCCAAGTCGAATCCCTGGATGTGTGGTAGGGCTTGGGCTCTTGAAGAGGAATAGGGGTGGAAATCATTTTGTGATGACAGCTGAGCAGAAGAGCACTCTGTATCAGAAAGGTCTGGTGGGAGAAGCAGGGCAGGTGACACTCCTTTCTGCCACTACCTAAGGGCAGAGGCACGTGACTCCAGCAAGAGGCCAAAGTAGGTAGCAGCTCCTTGGATCCCAGAAGGGAGATGCCAGACCACTCCAGGGCTGGTTAACTGGCATTGTCAGGCAGTGGAATGCTAGCCATAAGAATGGAGACAAATTGCTCCAATTTCTGCGCAACTTGCTTCCCGGCCTCTAGTACTTCCTTGTGATTGGCCTTCTCCTGGCTTTCATAATCCAAGATGACCTTGTTAGTGATGAGGGAGAAGCCAAAGACTCGAAGTCCACAGTGCCTTGCAACTATAACTTCCGGTACTGTGCTCATGCCTGATGTGGAGAAAGAGGGAAACCAACTGTCAGGATCCGCAAATGACTCTTTTCCTCACCCTTTAGCCTCACCTCCATTAATCACCTCGTTGACAATTTAGCATCAAGAAAACATCCAAAGAAACAGCTAAATTCGTGTCAAGCTTAGGCTGTTCTGTACTGCCTAAAAGAGTCGGGCCTCAGAGGGCCTTGCACATCTCttataaatagaaatttctatCTGTTTGTGGTCATTCTAAAGTCAGTTCTAATGATGCAATTCTATCTTCCAGCCAAAGGGTACAGAAGGTGGCTATAatgatatttgttaaaataatcaGAAACAGTCATCAAATTATGGACCGCTCATTAGCATTGCAGTGGTTAGAGCCCTTGGTGGTGGGTGGTGAGTTGATGCTACAATGCAAACCTTCCACCACCTTTCAAGTCAGTTTAATTCAATCTTCCCTTAAGTCAGGCCCTCTTTCAGTTTATCATCTAGGTCtataatctttttctcttttccatcttaTTTTGCCAGAACCCTCCCTCTTCAAGCCTCCAGCCAAGTTCCCCTCCTCACCAACAGCATCTGCTCCCAGCTTCTGCAGCAGACGACACTCTGCCACAGTCTCAAAGCTGGGGCCTGCCACCATCACATAGGTTCCTTCCCGTAACTCTCTCTGCTCTCCCATTTGTTTCCAGGTACTGTGAGCCTTCTGCCTCATATCCCGGTCGTAGGCATCAGACATGGCAGGGAAACGAACTCCAAACCTAGGGCACAGGTTGGATTATCTcagattaatggaatagaataagCTCTCTCCCAACTCCCAGACAAGTCCTTAGAGCCCACCCATCTATACAAAAAGGAGCAGGATAGCTACCTTTCATCATTGGGCCCTCTGAGAGGGTTCTCACCGCAGAAACCAGGTAGATTGATGTGATCGCGGATCAGCATGATATCTCCAACCTCAAACTCGGGGTTGAGCCCTCCA encodes:
- the PNP gene encoding purine nucleoside phosphorylase isoform X2, producing MDDGFKYEDYQNTAKWLLSHTKHRPKVAVICGSGLGGLSDRLTQAQIFDYSEIPNFPKMPGHAGRLVFGILNGRGCVMMQGRFHMYEGYPLWKVTFPVRVFHLLGVDTLVVTNAAGGLNPEFEVGDIMLIRDHINLPGFCGENPLRGPNDERFGVRFPAMSDAYDRDMRQKAHSTWKQMGEQRELREGTYVMVAGPSFETVAECRLLQKLGADAVGMSTVPEVIVARHCGLRVFGFSLITNKVILDYESQEKANHKEVLEAGKQVAQKLEQFVSILMASIPLPDNAS
- the PNP gene encoding purine nucleoside phosphorylase isoform X1 — its product is MDDGFKYEDYQNTAKWLLSHTKHRPKVAVICGSGLGGLSDRLTQAQIFDYSEIPNFPKSTVPGHAGRLVFGILNGRGCVMMQGRFHMYEGYPLWKVTFPVRVFHLLGVDTLVVTNAAGGLNPEFEVGDIMLIRDHINLPGFCGENPLRGPNDERFGVRFPAMSDAYDRDMRQKAHSTWKQMGEQRELREGTYVMVAGPSFETVAECRLLQKLGADAVGMSTVPEVIVARHCGLRVFGFSLITNKVILDYESQEKANHKEVLEAGKQVAQKLEQFVSILMASIPLPDNAS